A single genomic interval of Sulfitobacter pacificus harbors:
- a CDS encoding LysR substrate-binding domain-containing protein, with protein MFSNIDIIRQTDTILIMNWDAHLRLRHVRCFLEIARAESVSVAADRLNITQPAVSRSLRELEDILGAQLFDRAGRGLRLNEAGRMFQSHAAASMTELMRGYDRLVKEGGATIRLSVGALPTASTDLLPRAALRFREEAPNVRLHILTGPNWLLFNQLRDGTLDLVVGRMPEGETSSGVTFQQLYIEDVVLVCRPDHPIIAASNPEVEIRRFPLILPPKGAVIFSTVDRYLSSIGLPEMRGDIETVALPAGRKIVQSSNMLWFISRGVVAEEVRLGTLITVDLASPLLSGPVGISVSRFAPLKVERNVLADCLRASTDELVALQMRPGSQRHC; from the coding sequence TTGTTTTCGAATATTGATATTATTCGCCAAACTGATACCATTTTGATTATGAATTGGGATGCTCATCTCAGGCTGCGACACGTGCGTTGTTTTCTTGAAATCGCGCGCGCCGAAAGCGTTTCGGTTGCGGCAGACCGGCTCAACATCACACAACCAGCTGTCTCGCGGAGCTTGAGGGAGTTGGAGGATATTCTCGGGGCGCAATTGTTTGATCGCGCCGGACGGGGCTTGCGATTGAACGAAGCCGGACGGATGTTTCAAAGCCATGCAGCGGCCTCAATGACGGAACTCATGCGTGGGTATGATCGGCTGGTAAAGGAAGGGGGTGCGACGATCCGGCTTTCGGTGGGAGCCTTGCCGACCGCATCCACAGATCTGCTTCCCCGGGCGGCCCTTCGATTTCGCGAGGAAGCTCCGAATGTCCGGCTCCACATCCTGACCGGGCCAAACTGGCTGCTATTCAACCAGCTGCGCGACGGAACACTCGATCTTGTCGTAGGACGAATGCCGGAAGGCGAAACGTCATCAGGCGTGACATTCCAGCAGCTTTATATCGAAGATGTCGTGCTGGTTTGCCGCCCGGACCACCCAATCATTGCCGCGAGCAACCCCGAAGTGGAAATCAGACGATTCCCTCTTATTCTTCCGCCCAAGGGTGCCGTGATTTTCAGTACAGTTGACCGATATCTGTCCAGCATCGGTTTGCCCGAGATGCGCGGTGATATTGAAACCGTCGCGCTGCCTGCAGGAAGAAAGATTGTCCAGTCCTCCAACATGCTCTGGTTCATTTCGCGTGGGGTAGTGGCAGAGGAAGTGAGGCTGGGAACACTGATTACTGTGGACCTTGCCTCACCGCTCTTATCCGGGCCTGTGGGCATCAGCGTTTCGCGCTTCGCCCCGCTTAAGGTTGAACGGAATGTGCTCGCAGATTGCCTTAGAGCATCCACCGACGAGCTTGTCGCCCTCCAGATGCGCCCCGGATCGCAGCGTCACTGTTGA